The Papio anubis isolate 15944 chromosome 1, Panubis1.0, whole genome shotgun sequence genome window below encodes:
- the ATXN7L2 gene encoding ataxin-7-like protein 2 isoform X2: MAVRERAAAAMAALERRVPSLDDFAGQSWSSWVERADLPATDGAELEESSKNMKKLDAMTLIKEDMSIFGHCPAHDDFYLVVCNHCSQVVKPQAFQKHCERRHGPLSKLYARAPPPPPAPASSQKCHVVNGQGPACRAPGSTKTSSREKGQGSRSRGHQPPEKTQKDNLCLFVPVVNLEKMSSLPKPDGHGIRVAPPSAFLSQPGGLTKDSPGKPPMAPPSKEPPGRENMEIIPSEGSSHWAEGTPPEKEPSGTRLPPKTHRKMARKECDLNRQCGVINPETKKICTRLLTCKIHSVHQRREVQGRAKDFDVLVAELKASSRKGESPKEKSPGRKEQVLERPSQELPSSVQVVAAVAAPSSTFSVRAKQTYPYCVLPRSRASSESELDDEGPCGGDGDPGLFPFPMPRGGAQASSEESEEEGTSDDLHLPPDCHYATRPPRPQAFCTFGSRLVSPGCYVFSRRLDRFCSALSSMLERHLSSHMWKKIPPAAEPPAHLVNSPLSAPLSPSSTGTCPRLPGPPPRPACPASTPPTKDSLVPSYPAGSPSVAAACSQAECMGGSQAITSPLPANTPSPSFSKLPPSKASKSSKGKDGVEVEAPSRKRKLSPGPTTLKRTCILEPTGKGKPSGCRGLSAKTKTTLSMGLNGTMGPRVKRAGPLDCRGSPHQLPTPVKASQLENRGAAGHPAKALPTNCLSEEEVAKKRKNLATYCRPVKAKHCQAGAPADVACSVRRKKPGPALAFEEKCSTLKVPARLPED; encoded by the exons ATGGCGGTGCGTGAACGCGCGGCGGCAGCAATGGCCGCTCTGGAGCGGCGGGTGCCGAGTCTCGATGACTTCGCGGGACAGAGCTGGAGCTCGTGGGTGGAGCGGGCCGACCTGCCCGCGACTGACG GGGCTGAGCTGGAGGAGAGTAGCAAAAACATGAAGAAGTTGGATGCCATGACCCTCATTAAAGAAG ACATGTCCATCTTCGGGCACTGCCCTGCCCATGATGACTTCTATTTGGTTGTGTGTAACCACTGCAGCCAAGTGGTGAAGCCTCAAGCTTTCCAGAAGCACTGCG AAAGAAGACACGGGCCCCTCAGCAAGCTTTATGCCcgggccccacccccacctccagcccctgccAGCTCTCAGAAATGCCATGTAGTGAATGGGCAGGGCCCAGCTTGTAGGGCACCAGGTTCCACGAAAACCTCCTCCAGGGAGAAGGGCCAGGGGTCCCGGAGCCGTGGCCACCAGCCTCCTGAGAAGACCCAGAAGGACAACCTCTG CCTTTTCGTGCCTGTGGTGAATCTGGAGAAGATGTCCAGTCTCCCGAAGCCCGATGGACATGGAATCAGGGTGGCCCcaccctctgcttttctcagccAGCCAGGGGGTCTCACCAAGGACTCCCCTGGAAAACCTCCCATGGCTCCGCCTTCTAAAGAACCTCCTGGCAGAGAGAACATGGAGATCATCCCCAGTGAGGGGTCCAGTCACTGGGCTGAAGGCACCCCTCCTGAAAAGGAGCCCAGTGGGACCAGGCTGCCCCCTAAAACCCACCGGAAGATGGCTC GGAAGGAGTGCGACCTCAACAGGCAGTGTGGGGTAATAAATCCAGAGACCAAAAAGATCTGTACCCGCCTGCTGACCTGCAAG ATCCACTCAGTACACCAGCGCCGGGAAGTCCAGGGCCGGGCCAAGGACTTTGACGTGCTGGTGGCAGAGCTGAAGGCCAGCTCCCGCAAAGGAGAGTCTCCCAAGGAGAAGAGCCCAGGGCGCAAGGAGCAAGTTCTCGAGCGCCCCTCCCAGGAGCTCCCCTCTTCAGTCCAGGTTGTGGCAGCGGTGGCTGCTCCCAGCAGCACCTTCTCTGTTCGTGCCAAGCAGACTTACCCATACTGTGTACTGCCCAG GTCCCGGGCCTCCTCCGAGAGTGAATTGGATGATGAAGGCCCCTGTGGTGGTGATGGGGACCCAGGCCTGTTCCCCTTCCCCATGCCCCggggtggggcccaggcatcCAGCGAGGAGAGTGAGGAGGAGGGGACATCTGACGACCTCCACCTACCCCCTGACTGCCATTATGCAACCCGGCCCCCACGGCCACAAGCG TTCTGCACCTTTGGGAGCCGGCTGGTGAGCCCAGGATGCTATGTGTTTAGCCGCCGGCTGGACCGGTTCTGCTCAGCACTCAGCTCCATGCTGGAACGGCACCTCAGCTCACACATGTGGAA GAAGATCCCACCAGCAGCTGAACCTCCAGCTCACCTTGTCAACTCCCCGTTATCTGCTCCCCTGAGCCCATCctctacaggcacctgcccccgCCTTCCAGGTCCACCCCCGAGACCTGCCTGCCCAGCCTCCACGCCCCCCACCAAGGACAGCCTTGTCCCCAGCTACCCTGCAGGCTCCCCCAgtgtggcagctgcctgtagCCAGGCAGAGTGCATGGGCGGGAGCCAGGCTATCACCTCACCACTGCCTGCCAACACGCCATCCCCGTCCTTCAGCAAGCTGCCGCCTTCCAAGGCCAGCAAGTCATCCAAAGGCAAGgatggggtggaggtggaggcccCTTCTCGAAAGCGGAAGTTATCCCCTGGCCCCACCACTCTCAAACGGACCTGCATCCTGGAGCCCACTGGAAAAGGCAAACCCTCTGGCTGTCGGGGCCTCTCGGCCAAAACTAAAACAACCCTGAGCATGGGGCTTAACGGGACAATGGGGCCAAGAGTGAAGCGGGCAGGGCCCCTGGACTGTCGTGGTTCCCCTCATCAGCTCCCTACACCAGTCAAGGCTTCTCAGCTGGAGAACCGGGGAGCAGCTGGACACCCAGCCAAGGCCCTGCCAACCAACTGCCTCTCTGAGGAGGAGGTGGCCAAGAAGCGGAAAAACCTGGCCACTTACTGCCGGCCAGTGAAGGCCAAGCACTGTCAGGCTGGTGCCCCTGCTGATGTGGCCTGCTCTGTGCGCCGCAAGAAGCCAGGCCCGGCCCTGGCCTTTGAGGAGAAGTGCTCTACACTGAAGGTACCAGCCAGGCTCCCTGAAGATTGA
- the ATXN7L2 gene encoding ataxin-7-like protein 2 isoform X1 → MAVRERAAAAMAALERRVPSLDDFAGQSWSSWVERADLPATDGAELEESSKNMKKLDAMTLIKEDMSIFGHCPAHDDFYLVVCNHCSQVVKPQAFQKHCERRHGPLSKLYARAPPPPPAPASSQKCHVVNGQGPACRAPGSTKTSSREKGQGSRSRGHQPPEKTQKDNLCLFVPVVNLEKMSSLPKPDGHGIRVAPPSAFLSQPGGLTKDSPGKPPMAPPSKEPPGRENMEIIPSEGSSHWAEGTPPEKEPSGTRLPPKTHRKMARKECDLNRQCGVINPETKKICTRLLTCKIHSVHQRREVQGRAKDFDVLVAELKASSRKGESPKEKSPGRKEQVLERPSQELPSSVQVVAAVAAPSSTFSVRAKQTYPYCVLPRSRASSESELDDEGPCGGDGDPGLFPFPMPRGGAQASSEESEEEGTSDDLHLPPDCHYATRPPRPQAFCTFGSRLVSPGCYVFSRRLDRFCSALSSMLERHLSSHMWKKIPPAAEPPAHLVNSPLSAPLSPSSTGTCPRLPGPPPRPACPASTPPTKDSLVPSYPAGSPSVAAACSQAECMGGSQAITSPLPANTPSPSFSKLPPSKASKSSKGKDGVEVEAPSRKRKLSPGPTTLKRTCILEPTGKGKPSGCRGLSAKTKTTLSMGLNGTMGPRVKRAGPLDCRGSPHQLPTPVKASQLENRGAAGHPAKALPTNCLSEEEVAKKRKNLATYCRPVKAKHCQAGAPADVACSVRRKKPGPALAFEEKCSTLKVLELPLFPEGKGV, encoded by the exons ATGGCGGTGCGTGAACGCGCGGCGGCAGCAATGGCCGCTCTGGAGCGGCGGGTGCCGAGTCTCGATGACTTCGCGGGACAGAGCTGGAGCTCGTGGGTGGAGCGGGCCGACCTGCCCGCGACTGACG GGGCTGAGCTGGAGGAGAGTAGCAAAAACATGAAGAAGTTGGATGCCATGACCCTCATTAAAGAAG ACATGTCCATCTTCGGGCACTGCCCTGCCCATGATGACTTCTATTTGGTTGTGTGTAACCACTGCAGCCAAGTGGTGAAGCCTCAAGCTTTCCAGAAGCACTGCG AAAGAAGACACGGGCCCCTCAGCAAGCTTTATGCCcgggccccacccccacctccagcccctgccAGCTCTCAGAAATGCCATGTAGTGAATGGGCAGGGCCCAGCTTGTAGGGCACCAGGTTCCACGAAAACCTCCTCCAGGGAGAAGGGCCAGGGGTCCCGGAGCCGTGGCCACCAGCCTCCTGAGAAGACCCAGAAGGACAACCTCTG CCTTTTCGTGCCTGTGGTGAATCTGGAGAAGATGTCCAGTCTCCCGAAGCCCGATGGACATGGAATCAGGGTGGCCCcaccctctgcttttctcagccAGCCAGGGGGTCTCACCAAGGACTCCCCTGGAAAACCTCCCATGGCTCCGCCTTCTAAAGAACCTCCTGGCAGAGAGAACATGGAGATCATCCCCAGTGAGGGGTCCAGTCACTGGGCTGAAGGCACCCCTCCTGAAAAGGAGCCCAGTGGGACCAGGCTGCCCCCTAAAACCCACCGGAAGATGGCTC GGAAGGAGTGCGACCTCAACAGGCAGTGTGGGGTAATAAATCCAGAGACCAAAAAGATCTGTACCCGCCTGCTGACCTGCAAG ATCCACTCAGTACACCAGCGCCGGGAAGTCCAGGGCCGGGCCAAGGACTTTGACGTGCTGGTGGCAGAGCTGAAGGCCAGCTCCCGCAAAGGAGAGTCTCCCAAGGAGAAGAGCCCAGGGCGCAAGGAGCAAGTTCTCGAGCGCCCCTCCCAGGAGCTCCCCTCTTCAGTCCAGGTTGTGGCAGCGGTGGCTGCTCCCAGCAGCACCTTCTCTGTTCGTGCCAAGCAGACTTACCCATACTGTGTACTGCCCAG GTCCCGGGCCTCCTCCGAGAGTGAATTGGATGATGAAGGCCCCTGTGGTGGTGATGGGGACCCAGGCCTGTTCCCCTTCCCCATGCCCCggggtggggcccaggcatcCAGCGAGGAGAGTGAGGAGGAGGGGACATCTGACGACCTCCACCTACCCCCTGACTGCCATTATGCAACCCGGCCCCCACGGCCACAAGCG TTCTGCACCTTTGGGAGCCGGCTGGTGAGCCCAGGATGCTATGTGTTTAGCCGCCGGCTGGACCGGTTCTGCTCAGCACTCAGCTCCATGCTGGAACGGCACCTCAGCTCACACATGTGGAA GAAGATCCCACCAGCAGCTGAACCTCCAGCTCACCTTGTCAACTCCCCGTTATCTGCTCCCCTGAGCCCATCctctacaggcacctgcccccgCCTTCCAGGTCCACCCCCGAGACCTGCCTGCCCAGCCTCCACGCCCCCCACCAAGGACAGCCTTGTCCCCAGCTACCCTGCAGGCTCCCCCAgtgtggcagctgcctgtagCCAGGCAGAGTGCATGGGCGGGAGCCAGGCTATCACCTCACCACTGCCTGCCAACACGCCATCCCCGTCCTTCAGCAAGCTGCCGCCTTCCAAGGCCAGCAAGTCATCCAAAGGCAAGgatggggtggaggtggaggcccCTTCTCGAAAGCGGAAGTTATCCCCTGGCCCCACCACTCTCAAACGGACCTGCATCCTGGAGCCCACTGGAAAAGGCAAACCCTCTGGCTGTCGGGGCCTCTCGGCCAAAACTAAAACAACCCTGAGCATGGGGCTTAACGGGACAATGGGGCCAAGAGTGAAGCGGGCAGGGCCCCTGGACTGTCGTGGTTCCCCTCATCAGCTCCCTACACCAGTCAAGGCTTCTCAGCTGGAGAACCGGGGAGCAGCTGGACACCCAGCCAAGGCCCTGCCAACCAACTGCCTCTCTGAGGAGGAGGTGGCCAAGAAGCGGAAAAACCTGGCCACTTACTGCCGGCCAGTGAAGGCCAAGCACTGTCAGGCTGGTGCCCCTGCTGATGTGGCCTGCTCTGTGCGCCGCAAGAAGCCAGGCCCGGCCCTGGCCTTTGAGGAGAAGTGCTCTACACTGAAG GTACTGGAGCTACCTCTGTTCCCTGAAGGAAAGGGAGTTTGA
- the ATXN7L2 gene encoding ataxin-7-like protein 2 isoform X3: protein MAVRERAAAAMAALERRVPSLDDFAGQSWSSWVERADLPATDGAELEESSKNMKKLDAMTLIKEDMSIFGHCPAHDDFYLVVCNHCSQVVKPQAFQKHCERRHGPLSKLYARAPPPPPAPASSQKCHVVNGQGPACRAPGSTKTSSREKGQGSRSRGHQPPEKTQKDNLCLFVPVVNLEKMSSLPKPDGHGIRVAPPSAFLSQPGGLTKDSPGKPPMAPPSKEPPGRENMEIIPSEGSSHWAEGTPPEKEPSGTRLPPKTHRKMARKECDLNRQCGVINPETKKICTRLLTCKIHSVHQRREVQGRAKDFDVLVAELKASSRKGESPKEKSPGRKEQVLERPSQELPSSVQVVAAVAAPSSTFSVRAKQTYPYCVLPRSRASSESELDDEGPCGGDGDPGLFPFPMPRGGAQASSEESEEEGTSDDLHLPPDCHYATRPPRPQAFCTFGSRLVSPGCYVFSRRLDRFCSALSSMLERHLSSHMWKKIPPAAEPPAHLVNSPLSAPLSPSSTGTCPRLPGPPPRPACPASTPPTKDSLVPSYPAGSPSVAAACSQAECMGGSQAITSPLPANTPSPSFSKLPPSKASKSSKGKDGVEVEAPSRKRKLSPGPTTLKRTCILEPTGKGKPSGCRGLSAKTKTTLSMGLNGTMGPRVKRAGPLDCRGSPHQLPTPVKASQLENRGAAGHPAKALPTNCLSEEEVAKKRKNLATYCRPVKAKHCQAGAPADVACSVRRKKPGPALAFEEKCSTLKSKTH, encoded by the exons ATGGCGGTGCGTGAACGCGCGGCGGCAGCAATGGCCGCTCTGGAGCGGCGGGTGCCGAGTCTCGATGACTTCGCGGGACAGAGCTGGAGCTCGTGGGTGGAGCGGGCCGACCTGCCCGCGACTGACG GGGCTGAGCTGGAGGAGAGTAGCAAAAACATGAAGAAGTTGGATGCCATGACCCTCATTAAAGAAG ACATGTCCATCTTCGGGCACTGCCCTGCCCATGATGACTTCTATTTGGTTGTGTGTAACCACTGCAGCCAAGTGGTGAAGCCTCAAGCTTTCCAGAAGCACTGCG AAAGAAGACACGGGCCCCTCAGCAAGCTTTATGCCcgggccccacccccacctccagcccctgccAGCTCTCAGAAATGCCATGTAGTGAATGGGCAGGGCCCAGCTTGTAGGGCACCAGGTTCCACGAAAACCTCCTCCAGGGAGAAGGGCCAGGGGTCCCGGAGCCGTGGCCACCAGCCTCCTGAGAAGACCCAGAAGGACAACCTCTG CCTTTTCGTGCCTGTGGTGAATCTGGAGAAGATGTCCAGTCTCCCGAAGCCCGATGGACATGGAATCAGGGTGGCCCcaccctctgcttttctcagccAGCCAGGGGGTCTCACCAAGGACTCCCCTGGAAAACCTCCCATGGCTCCGCCTTCTAAAGAACCTCCTGGCAGAGAGAACATGGAGATCATCCCCAGTGAGGGGTCCAGTCACTGGGCTGAAGGCACCCCTCCTGAAAAGGAGCCCAGTGGGACCAGGCTGCCCCCTAAAACCCACCGGAAGATGGCTC GGAAGGAGTGCGACCTCAACAGGCAGTGTGGGGTAATAAATCCAGAGACCAAAAAGATCTGTACCCGCCTGCTGACCTGCAAG ATCCACTCAGTACACCAGCGCCGGGAAGTCCAGGGCCGGGCCAAGGACTTTGACGTGCTGGTGGCAGAGCTGAAGGCCAGCTCCCGCAAAGGAGAGTCTCCCAAGGAGAAGAGCCCAGGGCGCAAGGAGCAAGTTCTCGAGCGCCCCTCCCAGGAGCTCCCCTCTTCAGTCCAGGTTGTGGCAGCGGTGGCTGCTCCCAGCAGCACCTTCTCTGTTCGTGCCAAGCAGACTTACCCATACTGTGTACTGCCCAG GTCCCGGGCCTCCTCCGAGAGTGAATTGGATGATGAAGGCCCCTGTGGTGGTGATGGGGACCCAGGCCTGTTCCCCTTCCCCATGCCCCggggtggggcccaggcatcCAGCGAGGAGAGTGAGGAGGAGGGGACATCTGACGACCTCCACCTACCCCCTGACTGCCATTATGCAACCCGGCCCCCACGGCCACAAGCG TTCTGCACCTTTGGGAGCCGGCTGGTGAGCCCAGGATGCTATGTGTTTAGCCGCCGGCTGGACCGGTTCTGCTCAGCACTCAGCTCCATGCTGGAACGGCACCTCAGCTCACACATGTGGAA GAAGATCCCACCAGCAGCTGAACCTCCAGCTCACCTTGTCAACTCCCCGTTATCTGCTCCCCTGAGCCCATCctctacaggcacctgcccccgCCTTCCAGGTCCACCCCCGAGACCTGCCTGCCCAGCCTCCACGCCCCCCACCAAGGACAGCCTTGTCCCCAGCTACCCTGCAGGCTCCCCCAgtgtggcagctgcctgtagCCAGGCAGAGTGCATGGGCGGGAGCCAGGCTATCACCTCACCACTGCCTGCCAACACGCCATCCCCGTCCTTCAGCAAGCTGCCGCCTTCCAAGGCCAGCAAGTCATCCAAAGGCAAGgatggggtggaggtggaggcccCTTCTCGAAAGCGGAAGTTATCCCCTGGCCCCACCACTCTCAAACGGACCTGCATCCTGGAGCCCACTGGAAAAGGCAAACCCTCTGGCTGTCGGGGCCTCTCGGCCAAAACTAAAACAACCCTGAGCATGGGGCTTAACGGGACAATGGGGCCAAGAGTGAAGCGGGCAGGGCCCCTGGACTGTCGTGGTTCCCCTCATCAGCTCCCTACACCAGTCAAGGCTTCTCAGCTGGAGAACCGGGGAGCAGCTGGACACCCAGCCAAGGCCCTGCCAACCAACTGCCTCTCTGAGGAGGAGGTGGCCAAGAAGCGGAAAAACCTGGCCACTTACTGCCGGCCAGTGAAGGCCAAGCACTGTCAGGCTGGTGCCCCTGCTGATGTGGCCTGCTCTGTGCGCCGCAAGAAGCCAGGCCCGGCCCTGGCCTTTGAGGAGAAGTGCTCTACACTGAAG TCAAAAACCCATTAA
- the ATXN7L2 gene encoding ataxin-7-like protein 2 isoform X4, with protein MKKLDAMTLIKEDMSIFGHCPAHDDFYLVVCNHCSQVVKPQAFQKHCERRHGPLSKLYARAPPPPPAPASSQKCHVVNGQGPACRAPGSTKTSSREKGQGSRSRGHQPPEKTQKDNLCLFVPVVNLEKMSSLPKPDGHGIRVAPPSAFLSQPGGLTKDSPGKPPMAPPSKEPPGRENMEIIPSEGSSHWAEGTPPEKEPSGTRLPPKTHRKMARKECDLNRQCGVINPETKKICTRLLTCKIHSVHQRREVQGRAKDFDVLVAELKASSRKGESPKEKSPGRKEQVLERPSQELPSSVQVVAAVAAPSSTFSVRAKQTYPYCVLPRSRASSESELDDEGPCGGDGDPGLFPFPMPRGGAQASSEESEEEGTSDDLHLPPDCHYATRPPRPQAFCTFGSRLVSPGCYVFSRRLDRFCSALSSMLERHLSSHMWKKIPPAAEPPAHLVNSPLSAPLSPSSTGTCPRLPGPPPRPACPASTPPTKDSLVPSYPAGSPSVAAACSQAECMGGSQAITSPLPANTPSPSFSKLPPSKASKSSKGKDGVEVEAPSRKRKLSPGPTTLKRTCILEPTGKGKPSGCRGLSAKTKTTLSMGLNGTMGPRVKRAGPLDCRGSPHQLPTPVKASQLENRGAAGHPAKALPTNCLSEEEVAKKRKNLATYCRPVKAKHCQAGAPADVACSVRRKKPGPALAFEEKCSTLKVLELPLFPEGKGV; from the exons ATGAAGAAGTTGGATGCCATGACCCTCATTAAAGAAG ACATGTCCATCTTCGGGCACTGCCCTGCCCATGATGACTTCTATTTGGTTGTGTGTAACCACTGCAGCCAAGTGGTGAAGCCTCAAGCTTTCCAGAAGCACTGCG AAAGAAGACACGGGCCCCTCAGCAAGCTTTATGCCcgggccccacccccacctccagcccctgccAGCTCTCAGAAATGCCATGTAGTGAATGGGCAGGGCCCAGCTTGTAGGGCACCAGGTTCCACGAAAACCTCCTCCAGGGAGAAGGGCCAGGGGTCCCGGAGCCGTGGCCACCAGCCTCCTGAGAAGACCCAGAAGGACAACCTCTG CCTTTTCGTGCCTGTGGTGAATCTGGAGAAGATGTCCAGTCTCCCGAAGCCCGATGGACATGGAATCAGGGTGGCCCcaccctctgcttttctcagccAGCCAGGGGGTCTCACCAAGGACTCCCCTGGAAAACCTCCCATGGCTCCGCCTTCTAAAGAACCTCCTGGCAGAGAGAACATGGAGATCATCCCCAGTGAGGGGTCCAGTCACTGGGCTGAAGGCACCCCTCCTGAAAAGGAGCCCAGTGGGACCAGGCTGCCCCCTAAAACCCACCGGAAGATGGCTC GGAAGGAGTGCGACCTCAACAGGCAGTGTGGGGTAATAAATCCAGAGACCAAAAAGATCTGTACCCGCCTGCTGACCTGCAAG ATCCACTCAGTACACCAGCGCCGGGAAGTCCAGGGCCGGGCCAAGGACTTTGACGTGCTGGTGGCAGAGCTGAAGGCCAGCTCCCGCAAAGGAGAGTCTCCCAAGGAGAAGAGCCCAGGGCGCAAGGAGCAAGTTCTCGAGCGCCCCTCCCAGGAGCTCCCCTCTTCAGTCCAGGTTGTGGCAGCGGTGGCTGCTCCCAGCAGCACCTTCTCTGTTCGTGCCAAGCAGACTTACCCATACTGTGTACTGCCCAG GTCCCGGGCCTCCTCCGAGAGTGAATTGGATGATGAAGGCCCCTGTGGTGGTGATGGGGACCCAGGCCTGTTCCCCTTCCCCATGCCCCggggtggggcccaggcatcCAGCGAGGAGAGTGAGGAGGAGGGGACATCTGACGACCTCCACCTACCCCCTGACTGCCATTATGCAACCCGGCCCCCACGGCCACAAGCG TTCTGCACCTTTGGGAGCCGGCTGGTGAGCCCAGGATGCTATGTGTTTAGCCGCCGGCTGGACCGGTTCTGCTCAGCACTCAGCTCCATGCTGGAACGGCACCTCAGCTCACACATGTGGAA GAAGATCCCACCAGCAGCTGAACCTCCAGCTCACCTTGTCAACTCCCCGTTATCTGCTCCCCTGAGCCCATCctctacaggcacctgcccccgCCTTCCAGGTCCACCCCCGAGACCTGCCTGCCCAGCCTCCACGCCCCCCACCAAGGACAGCCTTGTCCCCAGCTACCCTGCAGGCTCCCCCAgtgtggcagctgcctgtagCCAGGCAGAGTGCATGGGCGGGAGCCAGGCTATCACCTCACCACTGCCTGCCAACACGCCATCCCCGTCCTTCAGCAAGCTGCCGCCTTCCAAGGCCAGCAAGTCATCCAAAGGCAAGgatggggtggaggtggaggcccCTTCTCGAAAGCGGAAGTTATCCCCTGGCCCCACCACTCTCAAACGGACCTGCATCCTGGAGCCCACTGGAAAAGGCAAACCCTCTGGCTGTCGGGGCCTCTCGGCCAAAACTAAAACAACCCTGAGCATGGGGCTTAACGGGACAATGGGGCCAAGAGTGAAGCGGGCAGGGCCCCTGGACTGTCGTGGTTCCCCTCATCAGCTCCCTACACCAGTCAAGGCTTCTCAGCTGGAGAACCGGGGAGCAGCTGGACACCCAGCCAAGGCCCTGCCAACCAACTGCCTCTCTGAGGAGGAGGTGGCCAAGAAGCGGAAAAACCTGGCCACTTACTGCCGGCCAGTGAAGGCCAAGCACTGTCAGGCTGGTGCCCCTGCTGATGTGGCCTGCTCTGTGCGCCGCAAGAAGCCAGGCCCGGCCCTGGCCTTTGAGGAGAAGTGCTCTACACTGAAG GTACTGGAGCTACCTCTGTTCCCTGAAGGAAAGGGAGTTTGA